One genomic window of Quercus lobata isolate SW786 chromosome 9, ValleyOak3.0 Primary Assembly, whole genome shotgun sequence includes the following:
- the LOC115958940 gene encoding cytokinin hydroxylase-like translates to MSGSVMAKSWGKPTVFKNDRDPMFGNGLVMVEGDEWVRQRHVITPAFNPINLKVMASLMVESATNMLDNWTTFINLGKPEIDAEREIIKTAGEIIAKTSFGVSYKTGQNVLEKLRALQVTLFKSNRFVGVPFSKFFFPKKTLEAKRLGKEIDQLFLSIINDRKNSIKGKTPQDLLGILLQGSPVDSRLGKTLSQQDLVDECKTFFFGGHETTALAITWTLLLLAMNPEWQDQLRDEIREVVKDGEIDVNTLAGLKKMGWVLNEVLRLYPSSPNVQRQAREDIRVDDLTIPNGTNMWIDVVAMHHDPELWGEDVNEFKPERFKGDMYGGCKHKMGYLPFGFGGRMCVGRNLTFMEYKIVLTLILSRFSFTLSPTYTHSPTILLSLRPKYGLPLRFQPL, encoded by the exons atgtctGGATCAGTCATGGCAAAGAGTTGGGGAAAGCCAACTGTGTTCAAAAATGATAGAGACCCTATGTTTGGCAATGGTTTGGTCATGGTTGAAGGAGATGAGTGGGTTCGCCAGCGACATGTCATTACTCCTGCATTCAATCCAATCAACCTGAAG GTTATGGCAAGCTTAATGGTGGAGTCAGCCACTAATATGCTAGATAATTGGACTACCTTCATTAATTTAGGAAAACCAGAGATTGATGCAGAGAGAGAAATTATAAAAACAGCTGGAGAGATCATTGCTAAGACAAGCTTTGGTGTAAGTTACAAAACTGGCCAGAATGTGTTAGAAAAACTAAGAGCCCTGCAAGTGACTCTCTTCAAGTCTAACCGTTTTGTGGGGGTCCCTTTTAGCAAATTCTTTTTCCCTAAGAAAACCCTAGAGGCCAAAAGACTTGGCAAGGAAATCGATCAACTGTTTTTATCAATCATAAACGATCGAAAAAATTCGATTAAAGGGAAAACTCCACAAGACTTGCTAGGCATATTGCTTCAAGGGAGTCCTGTTGATAGTCGATTAGGAAAGACATTATCACAGCAGGACTTAGTGGATGAGTGCAAGACTTTCTTCTTTGGAGGACATGAGACAACAGCATTGGCAATCACGTGGACATTGTTACTTTTGGCCATGAATCCAGAGTGGCAAGACCAGTTGAGAGATGAGATCAGAGAAGTTGTTAAAGATGGAGAGATTGATGTTAATACGCTTGCTGGACTAAAGAAG ATGGGATGGGTGTTAAATGAGGTTCTTCGGCTTTACCCATCATCACCAAATGTACAAAGGCAAGCAAGAGAAGACATTCGAGTGGATGACTTAACAATTCCTAATGGAACCAACATGTGGATTGACGTGGTGGCCATGCACCATGACCCGGAACTCTGGGGTGAGGATGTGAACGAGTTCAAGCCAGAGAGGTTCAAGGGTGACATGTATGGAGGGTGCAAGCACAAGATGGGGTATCTGCCTTTTGGGTTTGGAGGAAGAATGTGTGTTGGTAGGAACTTGACTTTTATGGAGTATAAGATTGTCCTTACCCTAATTCTCTCTAGGTTTTCTTTTACCCTCTCCCCAACTTACACTCATTCTCCTACTATTTTGCTCTCTCTAAGGCCTAAGTATGGACTGCCTCTCAGATTTCAACCCCTTTAG
- the LOC115959608 gene encoding uncharacterized protein LOC115959608, whose amino-acid sequence MDDAKRRAMIKSLAVEQKKTGEIVVPSVPGSSGKRKQPPKSDRPLKQPKVSMEPVVGLMAEGPKAVTQVKQGAGKGLMHAPPVSGEKPPPLLREDSKFALEKLTSILSAEDYEDLGNHSTEVMGETGLFAVGQSLVMMKGLMDRCLNREAALERVRSKLGQTEEELSQLHKWKATMEQKFELSEKTREELEQRTEEAGKALKVKADEVKDLKKKLRHARDDAVSEYRNSESLLKELAGSFLQGFDDSLRQVKKAYPDLDLSMITLTDQGQTSALPVASENTEDLFGEEAAQGDGESAMPNEVAVVDPNKAE is encoded by the exons atggacgacgccaagagaagggcaatgataaaatctctagccgtcgagcaaaagaagacgggtgagATCGTTGTTCCCAGTGTGCCGGGGTCATCGGGTAAGAGGAAGCAGCCACCAAAGTCCGACCGTCCACTCAAGCAGCCAAAGGTGTCAATGGAGCCCGTGgtgggcttgatggctgagggcCCTAAGGCCGTCACCCAAGTTAAACAAGGGGCCGGTAAGGGCCTAATGCATGCTCCACCCGTCAGCGGGGAGAAGCCCCCTCCCCTTCTCCGTGAGGACTCGAAGTTCGCTTTGGAGAAGCTTACGTCCATACTTTCTGCAGAGGATTATGAGGATCTTGGGAATCATTCGACGGAGGTGATGGGGGAGACGGGGTTATTTGCCGTCGGACAG tccttggttatgatgaagggcttgatggaccgctgcctcaaccgtgaagcggctctgGAACGGGTACGGTCAAAGCTTGGGCAGACGGAAGAGGAGCTTAGCCAGCTGCACAAGTGGAAGGCCACGATGGAGCAGAAGTTCGAACTCTCTGAGAAGACGAGAGAAGAACTTGAACAGAGGACGGAGGAGgctgggaaggccttgaaggTTAAAGCAGACGAGGTGAAGGATCTGAAGAAAAAACTCCGTCATGCAAGGGATGACGCCGTCAGCGAATATCGCAACTCCGAGTCTTTGCTGAAGGAGCTGGCaggatcgttccttcaaggcttcgaCGATTCGCTCCGTCAGGTGAAGAAGGCCTACCCAGATCTGGACTTGTCCATGATAACACTAACTGATCAAGGTCAGACGTCTGCTCTACCCGTCGCCTCCGAAAATACGGAGGATCTCTTTGGAGAAGAGGCAGCTCAGGGTGACGGAGAGTCCGCTATGCCGAATGAGGTCGCTGTTGTCGACCCCAATAAAGCAGAGTAA